DNA sequence from the Candidatus Deferrimicrobium sp. genome:
TCTTCAACCCGTTGTCCGCTTCGTTCCTGATCGGCGGGTGCTTCGATCCCCGCTCCTTCATATCCTTCGTGAACCCCCCGCCCTGGACCATGAAATCCCGGATCACGCGATGAAAGATCAACCCGTCGTAATGACCTTCCTTGACGTAGGTGAGAAAGTTCTTCACGGAAACGGGCGCTTTGTCGGGGTACAATTCCACCTTGATCACGCCGAGGGTTGTTTCGAGTTTCACCATGGGCTTGCCTCCTTTGCGGGCGGTTTCGGCGCCGAAGGCGATCCCGCAGCAGAGGAGCATGATTCCCGCGATCATCAGCGGTTTCCGCATCGAAGACCCCCGATACCTTGATTTTGATGTTTCATTGTATGCGAATCTTGCGCACGGTGGAAGCGTTCATGCCGATTCCTGCTGCGCGGGATGTAACCTTTGGGTCGATTCCCGGGCCCATATGTCTATAATGGATCGGATGCCGACTCCCATGAAGATCCCGTTGCTGCGCGCGCTGCCGCTTCTCCTCCTGGTCTTGTACGCCTGCCCCTTCTCCGCCGCCGGCGC
Encoded proteins:
- a CDS encoding peptidylprolyl isomerase gives rise to the protein MRKPLMIAGIMLLCCGIAFGAETARKGGKPMVKLETTLGVIKVELYPDKAPVSVKNFLTYVKEGHYDGLIFHRVIRDFMVQGGGFTKDMKERGSKHPPIRNEADNGLKNDRGTLAMARTSVVDSATAQFFINVVNNDFLNHRGKTPQGYGYAVFGKVTEGMDVVDKIRAVPTGNFGAFQDVPVQPVTITKATVVQE